Proteins from one Rhodothermales bacterium genomic window:
- a CDS encoding pyridoxal-phosphate dependent enzyme: MWHDNILGTVGNTPLVKLNRVAQGVPCTVLAKLEYFNPGASVKDRIGIAMVERAEQEGRLKPGGTIIEGTSGNTGAGLALVAIARGYRCIFTTTDKQSQEKIDVLQALDAEVIVCPTNVEPDDPRSYYSVARRLAKEIPN, encoded by the coding sequence ATGTGGCACGACAATATTCTGGGCACGGTTGGCAATACGCCGCTGGTAAAATTGAACCGCGTCGCGCAGGGCGTGCCCTGCACCGTACTCGCCAAGCTCGAGTACTTCAACCCTGGAGCATCGGTCAAGGACCGGATCGGCATTGCCATGGTCGAGCGGGCCGAACAGGAGGGACGCCTCAAGCCCGGTGGGACCATCATCGAAGGGACCAGCGGCAATACGGGCGCCGGCCTGGCCCTCGTCGCCATCGCCCGGGGCTACCGGTGTATCTTCACGACAACGGACAAGCAGAGCCAGGAGAAAATCGACGTGTTACAGGCCCTCGACGCCGAAGTTATCGTGTGTCCGACCAATGTCGAGCCCGACGATCCGCGCTCGTATTACTCGGTTGCCCGCCGGCTCGCGAAGGAGATTCCTAACT
- a CDS encoding response regulator, with protein sequence MSQSAESAFPLATELLVATFSRDAVVRSRNPAWLSLFGDASEAWGPLTSDDRALARGSLSEAAAGNLVTNQVFFVQMTSRDQPVPVLLHFIPVMAEGQPDAKVLAITVTGEVLAEPGTFILSQTRRHRMENIGRMTLGLVHEFNNVLTAIQGNFEVLEQSGQMPVDRPELYETLKTIQRAANDGAVITKSTNSYIRNETVTQTEHIDLRTLIQECVSMTRPYWHNEPRRHGITIDTRFDLDEVPMIEGSTVELREVFVNLIMNAVQAMPIGGLLEFHTRFDRKQGVIARVSDTGHGMTEQVKRRIFEPLFTTKGKQGTGIGLAISYSIIENHHATISVDTVLGEGTTFTIVFKPAKERAQRETAPAPAFTNKLFRILAVDDEPAVRNMLRNLMRLKGHAIEVAGSGDEALSFLDQHPVDVVITDHGMAGMNGRQLARRIKDRFPKMPVVLLTGDTDIGDPDDTIDAIVGKPFQLDQLQRIINELG encoded by the coding sequence ATGTCTCAATCCGCCGAATCTGCATTCCCTCTGGCCACGGAGTTGTTGGTCGCCACCTTCTCGCGAGACGCCGTCGTGCGATCTCGAAATCCCGCCTGGCTCTCGCTGTTTGGGGATGCCAGTGAAGCATGGGGACCGTTGACCTCCGACGACAGGGCGCTCGCGCGCGGCTCGCTGTCGGAAGCCGCCGCCGGCAACCTGGTGACGAACCAGGTCTTTTTTGTCCAGATGACCAGCCGGGATCAGCCGGTGCCGGTGCTGCTCCATTTTATCCCGGTGATGGCCGAAGGGCAGCCGGATGCAAAGGTGCTCGCCATCACCGTCACGGGCGAGGTGCTGGCCGAACCGGGTACGTTCATACTGAGCCAAACCCGCCGGCATCGCATGGAAAATATCGGGCGGATGACGCTCGGACTCGTCCACGAATTTAACAATGTGCTGACGGCGATCCAGGGGAATTTCGAGGTGCTCGAGCAATCCGGTCAGATGCCCGTGGACAGGCCTGAGTTATACGAGACACTCAAGACCATTCAGCGCGCCGCGAACGATGGCGCCGTGATCACCAAAAGCACCAACAGCTACATCCGGAACGAGACCGTCACGCAGACGGAGCATATCGATCTGCGAACGTTGATCCAGGAGTGTGTGTCGATGACGCGCCCCTACTGGCACAACGAGCCCCGCCGGCATGGCATCACGATCGATACCCGGTTCGATCTGGACGAAGTGCCCATGATCGAAGGCTCGACCGTAGAGTTGCGCGAGGTATTCGTCAACCTCATCATGAACGCCGTCCAGGCCATGCCTATCGGCGGTTTACTCGAGTTTCATACGCGTTTCGACCGTAAACAGGGTGTCATCGCGCGGGTCTCGGACACCGGTCACGGTATGACAGAGCAGGTGAAGCGGCGCATCTTTGAGCCGCTGTTCACTACGAAAGGCAAACAGGGCACCGGGATCGGACTGGCTATCTCGTACAGCATCATCGAAAATCACCACGCGACGATCTCGGTAGACACCGTGCTGGGCGAGGGGACGACATTTACGATCGTGTTTAAACCGGCGAAGGAGCGTGCGCAGCGGGAGACCGCTCCGGCGCCGGCGTTCACGAACAAGCTCTTCCGCATCCTCGCCGTGGACGACGAGCCGGCGGTGCGCAACATGCTCCGTAATCTCATGCGGCTCAAGGGCCACGCCATCGAGGTAGCCGGATCCGGCGACGAGGCCCTCTCTTTCCTGGATCAGCACCCGGTGGATGTCGTGATCACAGACCACGGGATGGCCGGCATGAACGGCCGGCAACTCGCCCGCCGCATCAAGGATCGCTTTCCGAAGATGCCGGTTGTACTGCTCACCGGCGACACCGATATCGGCGATCCGGACGACACGATCGATGCTATCGTGGGCAAGCCCTTTCAGCTCGACCAGCTCCAGCGGATCATAAACGAACTGGGATAA